Proteins encoded in a region of the Fibrobacter sp. UWB15 genome:
- the pelA gene encoding pectate lyase, translating to MSVWKLPAPVMGAFGLMFAVSSYAADYVPPSTAVSKVNSYRGYSELTSAASGMDIDQYTYNMTTWQIGNGGFYKAMADKYKSAYSGGQKSEWRAKDGGDLGTIDNNATIQEMRLLAVRYKETTNNSYKAAFKTSFNKALNFILTMQRSTGGLPQVWPKRGNYSDHVTLNDNAMVRAMVTMMDIANKTSPFDSDIIDDATRSKMKSALDKAIQYLLKAQIVNNGNLTVWCAQHDTANYAPRPARAYELESKSGSESAGVVWFLMNWPEQTEAIQKAVKGAIAWYKKTKVTGLYFNKKAGTFDKRDGNVLWYRFYEVNNDNYFFCDRDGASTKTQDFTKISEERRTGYQWAGDYGSALLSTEAAYLEALEKMSGTYVPPPPPAALCGSDTCKTYIDGVNFVDIKGAKEATNTGFVGEGYANVDNETGSYVTYGVTAAKAGEYDLTIRFANGGSGARGYDIYVGDVLVVQGVSMGSTGGWTTWEAQTIKVPLEKGYSELKFVSTSKDGMANIDYVGWMSADLYAGEKDIGGTTVIGDRAVQAVPANAAARYYVNFGSRDNAAGVYLKKANGKIFRVNGAR from the coding sequence ATGAGTGTTTGGAAGTTGCCTGCGCCGGTCATGGGCGCGTTCGGTTTGATGTTTGCGGTGTCGTCGTATGCGGCGGATTATGTTCCCCCTTCGACGGCGGTTTCGAAGGTTAACAGCTACCGCGGCTATTCGGAGTTGACTTCGGCCGCGTCTGGCATGGACATTGACCAGTACACCTACAACATGACCACGTGGCAAATTGGCAACGGCGGTTTTTACAAGGCCATGGCCGACAAGTACAAGAGTGCCTATTCCGGCGGGCAAAAATCGGAATGGCGAGCTAAAGATGGCGGCGACCTCGGCACTATCGACAACAATGCGACTATTCAAGAAATGCGCTTGCTGGCTGTGCGTTACAAGGAGACGACCAACAACAGTTACAAGGCTGCTTTTAAGACAAGCTTTAACAAGGCTCTGAACTTTATTCTCACCATGCAACGCTCCACGGGCGGGCTTCCGCAGGTGTGGCCCAAGCGCGGTAACTACAGCGACCACGTGACGCTCAACGACAATGCCATGGTGCGCGCTATGGTCACTATGATGGATATCGCTAACAAGACTTCGCCTTTTGATTCCGATATCATTGACGATGCGACACGAAGCAAGATGAAGTCTGCACTCGACAAGGCAATTCAATACTTGCTCAAGGCGCAGATTGTGAACAATGGAAATTTGACGGTTTGGTGTGCCCAGCATGATACTGCAAATTATGCACCGCGCCCGGCCCGCGCCTATGAACTGGAATCTAAGTCGGGGAGCGAATCTGCCGGCGTTGTGTGGTTCCTGATGAATTGGCCCGAACAGACCGAAGCAATCCAGAAGGCGGTCAAGGGGGCTATTGCCTGGTATAAGAAGACTAAGGTTACGGGGCTTTACTTTAACAAGAAAGCGGGTACATTTGACAAGCGCGACGGTAATGTTTTGTGGTATCGCTTTTACGAAGTGAACAACGACAACTATTTCTTCTGCGACCGCGACGGGGCTAGCACCAAGACGCAGGACTTTACCAAAATTAGCGAAGAACGTCGCACGGGTTACCAGTGGGCGGGCGACTACGGCAGTGCGCTTCTCTCGACGGAAGCCGCTTATTTAGAAGCGCTTGAAAAGATGTCTGGCACCTACGTTCCGCCTCCACCGCCGGCTGCACTTTGCGGGAGCGATACCTGCAAGACATACATCGATGGCGTGAACTTTGTAGACATCAAGGGCGCTAAAGAAGCGACCAACACGGGCTTTGTGGGCGAGGGCTACGCGAATGTAGACAACGAAACGGGTAGCTACGTAACTTACGGCGTGACCGCTGCGAAGGCGGGCGAATACGATTTGACAATCCGCTTTGCAAATGGTGGCTCGGGCGCTCGCGGCTACGACATATACGTGGGCGATGTGCTTGTTGTTCAAGGCGTGAGCATGGGCTCTACTGGTGGCTGGACCACTTGGGAGGCTCAAACCATTAAGGTGCCGCTCGAAAAGGGCTACAGCGAACTCAAGTTTGTGAGCACCTCGAAAGACGGCATGGCAAACATAGATTACGTTGGCTGGATGAGCGCTGACTTGTACGCCGGCGAAAAAGATATCGGTGGAACGACCGTGATCGGGGACCGCGCCGTGCAAGCTGTTCCGGCAAATGCTGCCGCCCGCTACTATGTAAACTTTGGTAGCCGCGACAACGCCGCAGGCGTTTACCTGAAAAAAGCAAACGGCAAGATTTTCCGCGTGAACGGAGCGAGGTGA
- the plsX gene encoding phosphate acyltransferase PlsX, whose translation MVKVALDALGGDFAPDVVIEGAVNAVNKNENLHVVLCGPEAEVKAKLEKLGYAGKGISVVDAPDPVAMDEHPVQVLKTKPHSGLVTCVALQKKGMVDASVSAGNSGAMMASCLMLLGRTTDKFSRPPIGCVIPTADRPIILVDAGANVDERAATLVDFAIAGSAFAETYFGYENPKVGLLNMGEEEHKGPAVLQEAHQLLKSAPVNFIGNIEGETLIEGVADVVVTSGFTGNVVLKMLEGFYELHKKMFGVIDTPNGRRFDEMWDYRMTGGALLLGLNGTGIIAHGRSDALAIEKAVEVAAKYAEKGVSKNVNERLLAIKDDSSEAK comes from the coding sequence ATGGTAAAAGTTGCTCTTGATGCTCTCGGTGGCGATTTCGCCCCGGACGTAGTGATTGAAGGTGCGGTTAACGCCGTCAACAAGAACGAAAACCTGCACGTGGTTCTGTGCGGACCGGAGGCCGAGGTCAAGGCTAAGCTTGAAAAGCTTGGCTATGCTGGCAAAGGCATTTCCGTGGTCGATGCACCGGACCCTGTGGCCATGGATGAACACCCCGTACAGGTTCTCAAGACGAAGCCCCATTCTGGCTTGGTGACTTGCGTTGCCTTGCAGAAGAAGGGCATGGTAGATGCCTCCGTGAGTGCCGGTAACTCCGGCGCCATGATGGCTAGCTGCCTCATGCTCTTGGGCCGTACTACAGACAAATTCAGCCGTCCGCCTATCGGTTGCGTGATTCCGACTGCTGACCGCCCGATCATCTTGGTCGATGCCGGTGCTAACGTCGATGAACGCGCTGCTACTCTGGTGGATTTCGCCATTGCCGGTTCCGCCTTCGCCGAGACCTACTTCGGTTACGAAAACCCGAAGGTTGGTTTGTTGAATATGGGCGAAGAAGAACACAAGGGCCCGGCCGTGCTGCAGGAAGCTCACCAGCTTCTGAAGTCCGCTCCGGTAAACTTTATCGGTAACATCGAAGGCGAAACCCTTATCGAAGGTGTCGCCGACGTGGTCGTGACTTCTGGCTTTACGGGTAACGTAGTTCTGAAGATGCTCGAAGGCTTCTACGAACTGCACAAGAAGATGTTCGGTGTTATCGATACCCCGAACGGTCGCCGCTTCGACGAAATGTGGGACTACCGCATGACGGGTGGTGCTCTTCTCCTTGGCCTGAATGGTACGGGCATTATCGCTCACGGTCGTTCCGATGCTCTCGCAATCGAAAAGGCTGTCGAAGTCGCTGCCAAGTATGCCGAAAAGGGTGTGTCCAAGAATGTGAACGAACGCCTGCTCGCTATCAAGGATGATTCCTCCGAAGCAAAATAG
- a CDS encoding efflux RND transporter periplasmic adaptor subunit has translation MKRLLKFIIKFIVVLAVLAGIGFGVKTFFFDAKTENAAGPLVSVKVTQTTISTTISATGTLEPVDQVEVGTQVSGDIAKINVDFNSKVKKGQIIAELDKSKLKATLTQAEIAYKSAENDFKFKESTYNRVKKLSESNSASAVELETAEYNMNSAKLAVERSQNEVNQARLNLSYATIKSPIDGVVLKRAVEVGQTVAASMSTPTLFVIAKDLSQMKVMADVDEADIGQVKQGQKVTFTVDAFQNDTFNGTVQEVRLNPTTTSNVVTYTVVITAENPDQKLLPGMTATCTIVTQEITDAIAIPVKALKFTPADGTPMAEPPKGMRPPRPESGDSTSGDFTKGNFPKGDFKKGNFPPPGSFPKSFKKRPDGKKPSGNLVWVNIDGKAAPRPVKTGISDGVNIQILKGLSVGDSVVVSQETVTATKEKSSASSPFMPSPPGKKKK, from the coding sequence ATGAAACGATTGCTCAAATTCATCATAAAATTTATCGTGGTGCTTGCCGTATTGGCGGGTATCGGGTTTGGGGTGAAAACCTTTTTCTTTGACGCGAAGACTGAAAATGCTGCAGGTCCGCTCGTGAGCGTGAAGGTTACGCAGACTACGATTTCGACCACCATTTCGGCGACCGGTACATTGGAACCTGTCGACCAGGTGGAAGTCGGTACGCAAGTGTCGGGCGACATCGCAAAAATCAACGTAGACTTCAATTCCAAGGTCAAAAAAGGCCAGATTATCGCCGAACTGGACAAGTCCAAGCTCAAGGCCACGCTCACGCAGGCCGAAATCGCCTACAAGTCGGCCGAAAACGATTTCAAGTTCAAGGAATCGACTTACAACCGCGTCAAGAAGCTTTCCGAAAGCAATTCCGCGAGCGCCGTGGAACTCGAAACCGCCGAATACAACATGAATTCGGCAAAGCTCGCCGTAGAACGCAGCCAAAATGAAGTCAACCAGGCTCGCCTCAACTTGAGCTACGCCACCATCAAGAGCCCCATCGACGGCGTGGTTTTAAAGCGCGCGGTAGAAGTCGGCCAGACGGTGGCCGCTTCCATGAGTACTCCTACTTTGTTTGTAATCGCGAAAGACTTGAGCCAAATGAAGGTGATGGCCGACGTGGACGAAGCGGACATCGGTCAGGTCAAGCAAGGCCAGAAGGTAACCTTTACGGTCGATGCCTTCCAGAACGATACGTTTAACGGAACGGTGCAAGAAGTCCGCCTGAATCCGACGACCACGAGCAATGTGGTGACTTACACCGTGGTGATTACCGCCGAAAACCCGGATCAGAAACTGCTCCCGGGCATGACGGCGACCTGCACCATCGTGACCCAAGAAATCACCGACGCCATCGCGATCCCGGTGAAGGCCCTCAAGTTCACGCCGGCAGACGGAACCCCGATGGCAGAACCGCCCAAGGGCATGCGCCCGCCGCGCCCCGAATCCGGCGACTCCACCTCCGGCGATTTCACCAAGGGTAATTTCCCGAAAGGCGATTTCAAGAAGGGTAACTTCCCGCCTCCTGGCAGTTTCCCCAAATCCTTCAAAAAACGCCCCGACGGCAAAAAGCCGAGCGGCAACCTCGTATGGGTAAACATCGACGGCAAGGCCGCCCCTCGCCCCGTCAAGACCGGCATCAGCGACGGCGTGAACATCCAAATTCTCAAAGGGCTTTCCGTGGGCGATTCCGTGGTCGTAAGTCAAGAAACGGTGACTGCCACCAAGGAAAAATCCTCTGCCAGCAGCCCCTTCATGCCCAGTCCCCCAGGCAAAAAGAAAAAGTAA
- a CDS encoding pitrilysin family protein, whose amino-acid sequence MNWLNKISCGVALAAALFSQSFAQVNLVVHKEVLPNGLTVLLHPNKQAPTVSCRLFYVTGSVHEVPGKSGLAHILEHELFKGTKKVGITDSIADAKFMAVQDSLQALIRPAILAGDTAKVKKLTAEHDSVVNEHRKIFVKDELWSAYQAAGGTGLNAFTSDLMTAYIVTLPKNKIELFMWLEADRMQNAVLREFYSERMVVREERRMRYDDKPTGRYYETLNSMIYEAFPYRVPTIGWPSDIMNLTREMADEHYRKYYKPRNAILVLAGDIDTTATMEMVKKYFGPIPTGEAFPPLTIRDPEQAGEKRLTVKRPDAPNLYTLVFTTPAVGDQILYPLDIAEGVLNGRSGRLYRRLIQEEKLAVSVKASNSPNKYVSEFGVTVNLRPDADPAKVEKIVWEELERLKTETVSERDFQKVKNHAYAGLVRSLTDMENVATMLAWYEMYGDYRIFLNWADELNKVSAADVQAAAQKTFVREKSVAGFLLKK is encoded by the coding sequence ATGAATTGGCTCAATAAAATTTCGTGTGGTGTGGCGCTGGCCGCTGCCTTGTTTTCGCAGTCCTTTGCCCAGGTGAACTTGGTGGTCCACAAAGAAGTCTTGCCGAACGGCCTTACGGTGCTTTTGCACCCGAACAAGCAGGCTCCTACGGTAAGTTGCCGCCTGTTCTACGTGACAGGTTCCGTGCACGAAGTCCCGGGCAAGTCAGGCCTGGCGCATATTCTGGAACATGAACTCTTTAAGGGCACCAAGAAGGTGGGCATTACCGACAGCATTGCCGACGCCAAGTTCATGGCGGTGCAAGATAGCCTGCAGGCTCTCATCCGTCCGGCGATTTTGGCGGGCGATACCGCGAAGGTGAAAAAGCTCACCGCCGAACACGATTCCGTGGTGAACGAACACCGCAAGATTTTTGTGAAGGACGAACTTTGGAGCGCTTACCAGGCCGCGGGCGGTACGGGCTTGAACGCTTTCACCAGCGACCTCATGACCGCCTACATCGTGACGCTCCCGAAGAATAAAATTGAACTGTTCATGTGGCTGGAAGCCGATCGCATGCAGAACGCCGTGCTGCGCGAATTCTATTCCGAACGCATGGTCGTGCGCGAAGAACGCCGCATGCGCTACGATGATAAACCTACGGGTCGCTATTACGAAACGCTGAATTCCATGATTTACGAGGCGTTCCCGTACCGCGTGCCAACAATCGGCTGGCCAAGTGACATCATGAACTTGACGCGCGAAATGGCCGACGAACATTACCGCAAGTATTACAAGCCGCGCAATGCGATTTTGGTGCTGGCAGGTGACATCGATACCACCGCCACCATGGAAATGGTCAAGAAGTACTTTGGCCCGATTCCTACAGGCGAGGCGTTCCCTCCGCTCACGATTCGCGACCCCGAGCAGGCCGGCGAAAAGCGCCTGACGGTAAAACGCCCGGATGCCCCGAACCTGTATACGCTCGTGTTCACGACGCCTGCCGTGGGCGACCAGATTCTGTACCCGCTGGACATTGCCGAGGGCGTTTTGAATGGCCGTTCCGGCAGACTCTACAGGCGCCTGATTCAAGAAGAAAAGCTCGCCGTGAGCGTGAAGGCGTCTAATTCGCCCAACAAGTACGTGTCTGAATTTGGCGTGACTGTGAACCTGCGCCCGGATGCCGACCCCGCGAAGGTCGAAAAAATCGTGTGGGAAGAACTGGAACGCCTTAAGACCGAAACGGTGAGCGAACGCGATTTCCAGAAGGTGAAGAACCACGCCTACGCCGGCCTGGTGCGTAGTCTGACCGATATGGAAAACGTGGCGACGATGCTTGCCTGGTACGAAATGTACGGCGACTACCGCATTTTCCTCAACTGGGCGGACGAACTCAATAAGGTCTCTGCCGCCGACGTACAAGCGGCCGCGCAGAAAACCTTCGTCCGCGAAAAGAGCGTCGCCGGCTTCCTGCTGAAGAAATAG
- a CDS encoding DUF177 domain-containing protein, whose protein sequence is MRLDIAQKLTDSEDRRVVWCRTDAPEIFDELHLKGDLVAEVLVSPEGESKCLVTGSISGVQTLTCSRTLEPFDRPFSTEIVAEITRTGVSQQELDEDDVDVFAYRIPQGQNFVDLSECVRQLVILQEPQAPVKNPDEDFIFVTNKPADEEPQTDPRWDKLKALKSKMENRS, encoded by the coding sequence TTGAGATTAGATATCGCACAAAAACTTACTGATTCCGAAGACCGCCGGGTGGTCTGGTGCCGTACCGATGCCCCCGAAATCTTCGACGAACTGCACCTCAAGGGCGATCTGGTAGCCGAGGTGCTGGTAAGCCCCGAAGGCGAAAGCAAGTGTCTTGTGACTGGATCTATCTCCGGAGTGCAAACTCTGACCTGCTCCCGTACCTTGGAACCGTTCGACCGCCCCTTTTCGACCGAAATCGTGGCAGAAATAACGCGCACCGGGGTTTCGCAACAGGAACTCGATGAAGACGATGTAGACGTCTTTGCCTACCGAATTCCCCAGGGGCAGAACTTCGTGGACCTTTCCGAGTGCGTCCGACAGCTGGTTATTCTACAAGAACCGCAAGCGCCCGTGAAAAATCCTGACGAAGATTTTATCTTTGTAACAAACAAACCCGCCGACGAGGAGCCTCAAACCGACCCTCGTTGGGACAAACTCAAGGCTCTTAAGAGCAAAATGGAAAATAGGAGTTAA
- a CDS encoding pectinesterase family protein, translating to MLNKIFVCAALGFAVSASAVEKKKIDFVLGVDGDFKAAVAAAGKSGASASNRFVIFVPDGEYDITKLTGDSHGKSTVSASYLSIIGQSLEKTIIANKTDTEGISLTATIYFPKNNEMYMQDITLQNKGTYNSGNAARQVALQQNEGDKYIYKNVRLLSGQDTYYTKKGRTYWEGGEINGTVDFICGGGDVFFEGTKLVMTRNGGYITASQNPGDWGYVFNNATITVSNNSFNGTFYLGRSWGHAKTVFLNTKMIAQPKGEGWGPDMNSAPQVFGEYNSKDGNGNAVNTSQRKTYFNGGKDGSTATTLKTVWNASDAAKYTLQNVLKGSDNWDPTKLTAQVSAPKITQEGAEIVWADDNNARCWVVFVNGKYKANVVAPSFSLDGVATGSKITVRAANSMGGLGAYSNEVATVDANVTYYKVTLGDAIGGKVTTNLSGDKVAEGKTATFTAVPNTGWEFAGWSGKSASQIDASKAAVEIVAAGDIELIPSFTAKGTTVFQAEDGIITNAAAESNNAGFNGTAFVNFTAGDLSMIQVPVYAEVAGEYEVMVRYANGSGNARSLAAAAPGVCTAGIDGCKSAESLSFAATTNWTTWETLSFKAKLAEGAGYMTFATIGGSDGPNLDQLELKLVKADATTAIRGLATPSQQLVPTTRVRLFTLTGQLVRESVGLTVSTENLAPGMYLLQRGNGSLLRQQIIRVK from the coding sequence ATGTTGAATAAGATTTTTGTTTGTGCGGCTTTAGGCTTCGCAGTTTCTGCGTCCGCGGTCGAGAAAAAGAAAATCGATTTTGTGCTTGGTGTCGATGGCGACTTTAAGGCGGCTGTTGCGGCAGCGGGCAAGTCGGGAGCATCTGCCAGCAACCGCTTCGTCATTTTTGTTCCCGATGGCGAATACGACATCACCAAGCTTACGGGCGACAGCCACGGAAAATCGACCGTGAGCGCATCGTACCTCTCGATTATCGGGCAGAGCCTTGAAAAGACGATCATCGCGAACAAGACCGATACCGAGGGCATCAGCCTTACGGCGACAATATACTTCCCGAAGAACAACGAGATGTACATGCAGGATATTACCCTGCAGAACAAGGGCACCTATAATTCTGGCAATGCGGCGCGCCAGGTGGCGCTGCAGCAGAACGAAGGCGATAAATATATCTACAAGAACGTGCGCCTTTTAAGCGGCCAAGATACCTATTACACCAAGAAAGGCCGCACCTATTGGGAAGGTGGCGAAATCAACGGTACAGTGGATTTTATTTGCGGTGGCGGCGACGTGTTCTTCGAAGGCACCAAACTCGTGATGACGCGCAACGGCGGGTACATTACCGCATCGCAAAATCCGGGAGACTGGGGCTACGTCTTCAACAACGCGACCATTACCGTGAGCAACAACAGTTTCAACGGCACGTTCTATCTCGGGCGTTCCTGGGGGCACGCGAAGACGGTCTTCCTGAACACGAAAATGATTGCGCAGCCCAAGGGCGAAGGCTGGGGCCCCGACATGAATTCGGCTCCGCAGGTCTTTGGCGAATACAACAGCAAGGATGGCAATGGCAACGCGGTGAACACAAGCCAGCGCAAGACTTATTTCAACGGAGGCAAGGATGGTTCGACGGCGACTACGCTTAAGACGGTGTGGAACGCAAGCGATGCCGCCAAGTACACACTCCAGAACGTACTCAAGGGTAGCGACAACTGGGATCCGACCAAGTTGACGGCGCAGGTTTCCGCCCCGAAAATCACGCAGGAAGGCGCCGAAATTGTCTGGGCCGACGACAATAATGCCCGCTGCTGGGTGGTGTTCGTAAACGGCAAGTACAAGGCGAATGTAGTCGCTCCGAGTTTCTCGCTCGATGGTGTAGCTACGGGTTCCAAGATTACAGTGCGTGCTGCAAACAGCATGGGTGGCCTCGGCGCGTATTCCAACGAAGTCGCAACAGTCGACGCGAATGTGACTTACTACAAAGTAACGCTTGGCGACGCCATCGGCGGCAAGGTGACGACAAACCTTTCGGGCGACAAGGTAGCCGAGGGCAAGACGGCGACCTTTACCGCAGTCCCGAATACAGGCTGGGAATTCGCGGGCTGGAGCGGCAAGAGCGCAAGCCAGATTGATGCGAGCAAGGCTGCGGTTGAAATCGTTGCGGCAGGCGATATCGAACTCATTCCGAGTTTTACCGCCAAGGGAACGACTGTGTTCCAGGCGGAAGACGGAATCATTACGAACGCCGCTGCCGAAAGCAACAACGCGGGCTTTAACGGGACCGCCTTCGTAAATTTTACGGCCGGCGACTTGAGCATGATTCAAGTGCCCGTATACGCTGAAGTCGCGGGCGAGTACGAAGTTATGGTGCGCTACGCCAACGGTAGTGGCAATGCGCGTAGCCTGGCGGCCGCGGCCCCGGGCGTGTGCACCGCCGGCATTGACGGCTGCAAGAGTGCCGAGTCGCTGTCCTTTGCGGCAACCACGAATTGGACGACCTGGGAAACGCTTTCGTTCAAGGCGAAACTCGCCGAGGGCGCAGGCTACATGACGTTTGCGACCATAGGCGGTAGCGATGGCCCGAACCTGGACCAACTGGAACTGAAGTTGGTCAAGGCCGATGCGACGACTGCGATTCGCGGGCTTGCAACGCCGAGCCAGCAGTTGGTCCCGACAACTCGCGTTCGCCTGTTTACCTTGACGGGGCAGCTGGTTCGCGAATCCGTGGGCTTGACTGTAAGCACCGAAAATTTGGCGCCGGGCATGTACCTGCTGCAGCGCGGCAACGGCTCCCTACTCCGCCAGCAAATCATCCGCGTGAAGTGA
- a CDS encoding cation diffusion facilitator family transporter produces the protein MTRIAKKDDSAEVRRVTWVGLGWNVVLSVGKFFAGYFGGSHALIADAIHSASDFITDIAIIVGARFWNSPPDAKHPYGHRRFETLISVGIGLAVCAVGLGLGYNAVVALMNGEQSHPEWIAAIMAAVSIIVKEALFRYTRAKGRDIRSEAVEANAWHHRSDAYSSIPVLIAVLFGILCPTLWFADSVGAIIVSVFILHSGFEIAWPGIHRVADEGASAEVAQKLREVALACPNVISIHGFRTRYVGSDLHVDLHVVVPADMTLLAAHDLAEEVERRIIEAGENVVDALVHIDPYDPNKV, from the coding sequence ATGACTCGTATTGCAAAAAAAGATGACAGCGCAGAGGTCCGCCGCGTTACGTGGGTGGGGCTCGGCTGGAACGTGGTCTTGTCGGTAGGCAAGTTTTTTGCGGGTTATTTTGGCGGATCGCATGCACTTATTGCCGACGCCATTCACAGTGCATCTGATTTTATCACGGACATAGCGATTATCGTAGGGGCCCGCTTCTGGAATTCGCCGCCCGATGCGAAACACCCGTATGGGCACAGGCGATTCGAGACGCTGATTTCGGTCGGAATCGGGCTTGCGGTTTGCGCCGTGGGTCTCGGGCTCGGCTACAATGCGGTGGTAGCGCTCATGAACGGCGAGCAGTCTCACCCCGAATGGATTGCGGCGATTATGGCGGCGGTTTCGATTATCGTGAAAGAGGCGCTTTTCCGCTACACGCGGGCGAAGGGTCGCGACATTCGCAGCGAAGCCGTCGAGGCAAACGCTTGGCACCACCGGAGCGACGCCTACAGTTCTATTCCTGTTTTGATCGCGGTCTTGTTCGGGATTCTTTGCCCCACACTCTGGTTTGCAGACTCCGTAGGCGCGATTATCGTTTCCGTTTTCATTTTGCACTCGGGCTTTGAAATTGCATGGCCGGGCATTCACCGCGTGGCCGACGAAGGCGCGAGCGCCGAGGTGGCCCAAAAGTTGCGCGAAGTGGCACTCGCCTGCCCGAACGTGATTAGCATTCACGGGTTCCGCACGCGTTACGTAGGCAGCGACTTGCACGTGGATTTGCATGTAGTCGTTCCCGCCGACATGACGCTCTTGGCCGCCCACGACCTGGCCGAAGAAGTAGAGCGCCGTATTATCGAGGCGGGCGAAAATGTAGTCGATGCGCTTGTGCACATCGACCCGTACGATCCGAACAAAGTATAA
- the rpmF gene encoding 50S ribosomal protein L32: MAVPKRKTSTARRDKRRTHWKMEVPAMATCDHCGSVKRPHRVCPVCGYYNGVEVINMKDAE, encoded by the coding sequence ATGGCAGTACCTAAAAGAAAAACCTCGACCGCCCGTCGTGACAAGCGCCGCACCCACTGGAAGATGGAAGTGCCCGCTATGGCTACCTGCGATCATTGCGGTTCCGTGAAGCGCCCGCACCGCGTGTGCCCGGTTTGCGGCTACTACAATGGTGTCGAAGTGATCAACATGAAGGATGCCGAATAA